Within the Nocardioides aurantiacus genome, the region ATGGTCGCGATCTCGATCGGTGCCGCCGTCACCAGCCACACCCGCTGGCCCTCGTCGAGGTGGAGCTGCGCGAGCGCGCGGGTGCCGGGCCAGATCCGGTGGGCCATCCGCTCGTCGAAGATCTCCTCGCCGAGCGACTCCAGCTCCTCGACGGTGTGGCCCGCGATGAAGGAGAGCGCCGAGGCGCGGGCGTCGGCGACGTGCTCGGGGTCCTCGACCCCGACGACGCGGAAGTAGACCTGCTTCCAGGCGGCGCCGAGGATGTCCTTGGTCGTGAAGAACTCGCGGCGGTGCAGGCCCCGGGCGAGGTGGAAGATCGAGGCGCCCTGCATCACGGTGTTGTCGACGTCGAAGAACGCCGCCGAGGTCTGGTCGGCCTCGATGCTGAGCGCGCTCTCGACCTCGGCGATCGCGGCGGCGGCCTCGCCCGCGAGCTGGGAGCGGCGCTGCAGGTTGGGCGGTCGCGGCGGGGCCTTGCGGGAGGGGCGGGAGGGGCGTGAGGGCCGCTTGTCGCCGGGGCGGCCGGGCGGCGGAGGGGTCACGCGGCACAGCCTAGGGGCACCTCGCCGTGTGGGAGACTCCTCCGATGGAGTCCAACGTCGCCGACCTCCTGACCCGGGCGTGCGTCGAGGAACCGGGCAAGACGGCGCTCTCCGAGGCCGTCACCGGTCGCAGCGTGACCTGGGCCGGTCTCGACGACCTGGTGCAGCGGGTGGTGCAGGGCCTGGCCGACGCCGGCATGGTCGCCGGCTACCGCGTGATGATCGCGGCGGGCAACAGCATCGAGTTCGTGGCGGCCTACCTCGGCGTGCTGCGGGCCGGGATGGTCGCGGTGCCGGTCAACCCGCGCAGCGTCACCGGTGAGCTGGTGCGCGTCCTCGTCGACTCCGGCACCCGGATGGTGGTGGCCGACGCCGCCACCGTCACGACCGTGCGCGCCGCGGTCCGCGGGCTCGGCGAGGCCATGGCCGCCGCCGGCCAGGAGGCCTCGGCGCGGCCCCGCATCGTCACGGTCGGCACCACGCTGGAGCCGGGGGAGCGCGGCTGGGACCAG harbors:
- a CDS encoding HAD family hydrolase; protein product: MTPPPPGRPGDKRPSRPSRPSRKAPPRPPNLQRRSQLAGEAAAAIAEVESALSIEADQTSAAFFDVDNTVMQGASIFHLARGLHRREFFTTKDILGAAWKQVYFRVVGVEDPEHVADARASALSFIAGHTVEELESLGEEIFDERMAHRIWPGTRALAQLHLDEGQRVWLVTAAPIEIATIIARRLGLTGALGTVAEHVDGVYTGELVGEMLHGSAKAVAVRELADRFGLDLARCSAYSDSYNDLPLLTLVGDPCAINPDARLRDHAKAQGWRVRDYRTARKAARAGVFTAAVAGAVAGTAAAGNALRRRVL